The following proteins are co-located in the Schistocerca nitens isolate TAMUIC-IGC-003100 chromosome 2, iqSchNite1.1, whole genome shotgun sequence genome:
- the LOC126235508 gene encoding pyrokinin-1 receptor-like, whose protein sequence is MGESFSIEGVAATAATEGIMRFLVDQDTVRPVVGAAEDAIDAADILLLSTALPVNASDDGSPGKAGASNSSAAAAALEVVAVRHPLYVVVPMTVLYAIIFFTGVLGNMTTCIVIYRNKHMHTTTNYYLFSLAVSDLLLLVSGLPPEVYQVWKHYPYIFGLTFCRLRGLAAETSSNATVLTITAFTVERYVAICHPFLSHTMSKLSRAVKLIVAVWLLSLACAVPQALHLQIVGPPGMTRCMFREETVHHLFEISTFLFFVAPMTLITILYALIGLRLRRSSAMKRDAGPYGHRNGAGTGHQHYGCTPRHHHAAGRASHSSQSRRVLKMLATEFGISLCQALGNHVIYVSAGPQLS, encoded by the exons ATGGGCGAATCGTTTAGCATAGAGGGCGTTGCTGCGACGGCAGCGACCGAGGGCATAATGCGGTTTTTGGTGGATCAGGACACGGTGCGGCCGGTGGTGGGGGCGGCAGAGGACGCGATCGACGCGGCTGACATTCTGTTGTTGTCTACGGCGCTGCCGGTGAACGCGTCGGATGACGGCTCCCCTGGAAAGGCGGGGGCGTCCAACTcgtcggcggccgcggcggcgctgGAGGTGGTGGCCGTGCGGCACCCTCTGTACGTGGTGGTGCCCATGACGGTCCTCTACGCCATAATCTTCTTCACCGGCGTGCTGGGCAACATGACGACGTGCATCGTCATCTACCGCAACAAGCACATGCACACCACCACCAACTACTACCTGTTCAGCCTGGCCGTGTCTGACCTGCTGCTGCTCGTGTCCGGGCTGCCGCCCGAAGTGTACCAGGTGTGGAAGCACTACCCCTACATCTTCGGGCTGACCTTCTGCCGGCTGCGCGGCCTCGCCGCCGAGACGTCGTCGAACGCGACGGTGCTGACCATCACGGCGTTCACGGTGGAGCGGTACGTGGCCATCTGCCACCCGTTCCTGTCGCACACCATGTCGAAGCTGTCGCGCGCCGTCAAGCTGATCGTGGCCGTGTGGCTGCTGTCGCTGGCGTGCGCCGTGCCGCAGGCGCTGCACCTGCAGATCGTCGGGCCGCCCGGCATGACGCGCTGCATGTTCCGCGAGGAGACGGTGCACCACCTGTTCGAGATCTCGACGTTCCTCTTCTTCGTGGCGCCCATGACGCTCATCACCATACTGTACGCGCTCATCGGGCTGCGGCTGCGGCGCTCGAGTGCCATGAAGCGCGACGCCGGGCCCTACGGCCACCGCAACGGCGCCGGCACGGGCCACCAGCACTACGGCTGC ACGCCGCGCCACCACCACGCCGCCGGCAGGGCCAGCCATTCCTCGCAGTCGCGGCGCGTCCTCAAGATGCTCG CCACCGAATTTGGCATCTCACTGTGTCAGGCACTTGGTAATCACGTCATCTACGTATCTGCTGGTCCTCAGCTGTCCTGA